The following proteins are co-located in the Streptomyces asiaticus genome:
- a CDS encoding DUF4158 domain-containing protein, producing MARTPLDLDDLVEHWTLLKNEQGLVSGKRGATRLGFAVLLKFSTQYGRFPRGRFELPGEAVEFVARQVQVPASELDAYEWSGRTVEYHRAQIRGHLGFRECSVADADKLSAWLAEHVACKERRPEQVRVELLARCRTECIEPPTAGRCGRIVGAALRVAEETLTARISARLTVERFKLAEASIGEPEGTVREVVYPAVSGGEQTLRELVHEFKTRGPRRTGARCRRR from the coding sequence GTGGCCCGTACCCCTTTGGACCTGGACGACTTGGTCGAGCACTGGACGCTGTTGAAGAACGAGCAGGGACTCGTGTCCGGCAAGCGCGGTGCGACGCGACTGGGCTTCGCGGTGTTGCTGAAATTCTCCACGCAGTACGGCCGGTTTCCCCGGGGCCGGTTCGAGCTGCCGGGCGAGGCGGTGGAGTTCGTCGCCCGGCAGGTACAGGTGCCTGCTTCCGAGCTGGACGCGTATGAGTGGAGCGGCCGGACGGTCGAGTACCACCGTGCGCAGATCCGCGGGCACCTGGGCTTTCGTGAGTGCAGTGTCGCGGACGCGGACAAGCTGTCCGCCTGGCTCGCCGAGCATGTCGCCTGCAAGGAGCGGCGGCCGGAGCAGGTGCGGGTGGAGCTGTTGGCCCGTTGTCGTACGGAGTGCATCGAGCCGCCAACGGCGGGGCGGTGTGGCCGGATCGTGGGGGCGGCGCTGCGGGTCGCCGAGGAGACGCTGACGGCGCGGATCTCGGCGCGGCTCACGGTGGAGAGATTCAAGCTCGCCGAGGCGTCGATCGGCGAGCCGGAGGGCACGGTCCGGGAGGTCGTTTACCCGGCGGTGTCCGGCGGTGAGCAGACGCTGCGGGAGCTGGTGCACGAGTTCAAGACTCGTGGCCCCCGGCGTACCGGCGCACGGTGCAGACGACGTTGA
- a CDS encoding acyltransferase — translation MTASATESGAKRSFTVCAGEATGDRVRLSVYDMLFSTVYTTRAFFYRETLDGEALRASLVRTLRNFPVLSGRMKKDPDGGLSVLCDDSGVRFVEAQASVPMPDYGPRHTAKKGLDRYLSHAMPFWVVDRDTPLFTVKLTHMKGGGSILGLTMNHAVGDGSSYMSFLEAWSHEHRGLGYAKPSHDRGVIDALGAPASDDAHTGGLTGGAHFTVTGRGQKTAFVGRALKGSFGGVTTVTTRFTAAELTAMKDAAMADLAGTDRWVSTNDALTAHLWKVLGALRDRPDTSEERLGLIADFRSFVGAAVPDDYWGNAVTNTRPGMTAAALRSRPLGEVAAAIRAGYAENTEERIREEVAFLCAERDAGRLKRVMTTMALDSFDTTIAINNWSKLPFYRIDFGQGAPFWYDFSPTPIPWTVHIAPTAADQNGGRDVHIALPRTHVRALKEPSWVGRFHRYADSGQAFPLTFAAAG, via the coding sequence ATGACGGCTTCCGCCACCGAGAGCGGCGCCAAGCGATCGTTCACCGTATGTGCCGGAGAGGCGACCGGTGACCGCGTACGGCTGAGCGTCTACGACATGCTCTTCAGCACGGTCTACACGACCCGCGCCTTTTTCTACCGGGAGACGCTCGACGGCGAGGCGCTCCGCGCCTCCCTCGTCCGGACGCTGCGTAACTTCCCCGTCCTTTCGGGCCGTATGAAGAAGGATCCCGACGGCGGTCTCAGCGTGCTCTGCGACGACTCCGGGGTGCGCTTCGTCGAGGCTCAGGCATCCGTGCCCATGCCGGACTACGGGCCCCGCCACACGGCGAAAAAGGGACTGGATCGCTATCTCAGTCACGCCATGCCGTTCTGGGTGGTCGACCGCGACACGCCGCTCTTCACAGTGAAGCTCACCCATATGAAGGGCGGCGGCTCCATCCTGGGGCTCACGATGAACCACGCGGTGGGCGACGGGTCCAGCTATATGAGCTTCCTGGAGGCCTGGTCGCACGAGCACCGGGGCCTCGGCTACGCCAAGCCCAGCCATGACCGCGGGGTCATCGACGCGCTCGGCGCCCCGGCCTCCGATGACGCCCACACAGGCGGCCTCACCGGCGGCGCCCATTTCACGGTCACCGGGCGCGGCCAGAAAACCGCCTTCGTGGGCCGCGCCCTGAAGGGCAGCTTCGGCGGTGTGACGACTGTGACCACCCGTTTCACCGCCGCCGAGCTGACCGCCATGAAGGACGCCGCGATGGCCGACCTCGCGGGCACGGATCGGTGGGTGTCGACCAATGACGCGCTCACCGCCCATCTGTGGAAAGTGCTCGGCGCATTGCGGGACCGCCCCGACACGAGCGAGGAACGGCTCGGCCTCATCGCCGACTTCCGTTCGTTCGTCGGCGCGGCCGTTCCGGATGACTACTGGGGCAACGCCGTCACCAACACCCGGCCCGGAATGACCGCCGCCGCACTGCGCTCCCGCCCGCTCGGCGAGGTCGCCGCGGCGATCCGCGCGGGCTACGCCGAGAACACGGAGGAGCGAATCCGCGAGGAAGTGGCGTTCCTGTGCGCCGAACGCGACGCGGGGCGCCTCAAGCGCGTCATGACCACCATGGCGCTGGACTCGTTCGACACCACCATCGCGATCAACAACTGGTCGAAGCTGCCCTTCTATCGCATCGACTTCGGGCAGGGCGCCCCCTTCTGGTACGACTTCTCCCCCACCCCCATTCCGTGGACCGTGCATATCGCGCCGACCGCGGCCGACCAGAACGGCGGCCGCGATGTGCACATCGCGCTGCCCCGCACCCACGTCCGGGCCCTCAAGGAGCCGTCCTGGGTCGGGCGGTTCCACCGTTACGCGGATTCCGGCCAGGCATTTCCGCTGACCTTTGCCGCGGCCGGCTAG
- a CDS encoding Tn3 family transposase produces MQTTLKASYTNHYRRGLIRLLDVLDFRSSNHAHRPVIEALALVARYAAVGNTTYYPLGEMVPVHKAMGGDWAEVVHRADKRGRRRVVRMVYEVVAFQALRDQLKCKEIWVVGADKWRNPDEDPPQDFAERREENYRELRKPLDAAVFVDELREQMTTELTLLNDGMPKLSWLDTAERKSGAIRLTPAEAQPEPKNLRRVKGEVQRRRGIVPLVDMLKEAVLRTGGLDAVTSVSGGGSLSAEVLAERLLLVIYAYGTNTGITAVASGGHGHTEDELRHVRRRYLSAESARAIAVNIANATFAARSAELWGRGSTAVASDSTHVRAYDQNLFTEWHSRYGGRGVLIYWHVEKKSPAIRSQLINCTASEVAAMVEGAMRHGTTMDVEANYTDSHGQSEIGTHRPAVRPDDQVCDRDPYPHGVGELRDRRQVSTVT; encoded by the coding sequence GTGCAGACGACGTTGAAGGCGTCGTACACCAACCACTACCGGCGCGGGCTGATCAGGTTGCTGGACGTGCTGGACTTCCGTTCGTCCAACCACGCTCACCGGCCGGTGATCGAGGCCCTGGCGTTGGTGGCCCGGTACGCGGCGGTGGGCAACACCACGTACTACCCGTTGGGTGAGATGGTGCCGGTGCACAAGGCGATGGGCGGGGACTGGGCGGAGGTCGTGCACCGTGCCGACAAGCGGGGCCGGCGCCGGGTGGTGCGGATGGTCTACGAGGTTGTCGCCTTCCAGGCCCTGCGCGACCAGCTCAAGTGCAAGGAGATCTGGGTTGTCGGCGCCGACAAGTGGCGCAATCCGGATGAGGATCCGCCGCAGGACTTCGCCGAGCGGCGCGAGGAGAACTACCGCGAGCTGCGCAAGCCCCTGGATGCCGCGGTGTTCGTCGACGAGCTGCGCGAGCAGATGACCACCGAGCTGACGCTGCTGAACGACGGGATGCCGAAGCTGTCGTGGCTGGACACCGCCGAGCGGAAGTCCGGGGCGATCCGGCTCACCCCGGCCGAGGCCCAGCCCGAGCCGAAGAACCTGCGCCGGGTCAAGGGCGAAGTACAGCGGCGGCGGGGCATTGTGCCGCTCGTCGACATGCTGAAAGAGGCCGTGCTGCGTACCGGGGGTCTGGACGCGGTCACCTCGGTCTCCGGCGGCGGCAGCCTCTCGGCGGAGGTCCTGGCCGAGCGCCTGCTCCTGGTGATCTACGCCTACGGCACGAACACCGGGATCACGGCGGTCGCCTCCGGCGGCCACGGCCATACCGAGGACGAGCTGCGCCATGTCCGGCGCCGCTATCTCTCGGCGGAGTCCGCCCGCGCCATCGCCGTGAACATAGCGAACGCCACTTTCGCCGCTCGCAGCGCCGAGTTGTGGGGCCGGGGCTCGACCGCGGTCGCCTCCGACTCCACCCATGTGCGTGCCTACGACCAGAACCTCTTCACCGAGTGGCACTCGCGCTACGGTGGTCGCGGGGTGCTCATCTACTGGCACGTGGAGAAGAAGTCGCCGGCCATCCGCTCCCAGCTGATCAACTGCACCGCCTCCGAGGTCGCCGCGATGGTCGAGGGCGCGATGCGGCACGGCACCACCATGGACGTCGAGGCCAACTACACCGACTCGCACGGCCAGTCGGAGATCGGGACTCATCGCCCAGCAGTACGACCAGATGATCAAGTATGCGACCGCGATCCGTACCCGCACGGCGTCGGGGAATTACGTGACCGCCGACAGGTGTCGACGGTCACGTAA